In the genome of Haemorhous mexicanus isolate bHaeMex1 chromosome 22, bHaeMex1.pri, whole genome shotgun sequence, the window ttattttattttattttattctacattttattttattttaatttaattttttaattccaaAAAGCTTTTAGGTGGAGAAATAGCAACAAGAGTCAATGCTGGAAAGAGAAgggtgctgccaggctgggccaggagcacagctctgggcagtcAGGAAAAAGCACAGCTGGAACACAGAGAACATGgactctctgcctgctgctgactgcacagagaagagaaaatatgaGGATGCTTGTTTGGAAAACAACAAATGTTTTCCAGACTAGAACTTTAAGCTGTGCACAGGCCACACCACCCTGTTTAATCAGTTTCAGGAATACTGAAGGAAATTACAAAGCAATAGAATAAAAATGCATACAAGATAAACCCCTTTTCATCTGATATATAATCTACATCTCATCTAAAGAATAATTTTGAGACAAATAACAGAGTAATACTGAAATGAGGATTAGAATTTTAGATGAGTCAGAAGAGAATCTTAAATAATAGAGATGGCATAAAATaacaagaagggaaaaaaagagatccTCTTCCTTATGGCTTAAACTGATTGCCATTTGGCATCAAATTCAGCTTGCAATCCCTCTTCAAAATCTATTATAATGCATTAACAAGTGTCATGAGAAATGTCTTCCTGAGAATGATGTGGGATAAGCAGGGTCTGACTGGATAAACTGCTTGCTCCCACCTACCAGCTTCCACTTCCTTAGCCATAAGAATGTCAAAAAATTggttgaaaaaagaaaaattgaggtTAAATCTTAACTGGGTCTCTCCCAAAgcaaagcagggcaggaggaaatGCTGGGAGGGGATTGCTGAGCATtctccaaacccagcatttgTAGCTGACTCCTTGTCATGAAAATAAAGATCACTGTGAGGCTGAGTTCTGATCCAGCTTTCCCAAACCTTCTCATTTCAGACTCCTGATGGGTTTCATGGTGGTGACAGCTTTCCTGTCCATGTGGATCAGCAACACAGCCACCACTGCCATGATGGTGCCCATAGCACAGGCCGTGATGGAGCAGCTGCACAAGTCAGAAGCAGAGTCTGGCACCACTGGCCCAGGGTCTGAACACACCAACAAAGCCtttgagctgcaggaaaagccacCTGACAGCTCCAAAGAGCCAGAGGAAAAAGGTGAATGGGGTGGGGGTGGTTTGCTCTTCAGGGCGATGCAGGATGGCCTTTCTTCTGTTGTAGCAGTCCCTGGTAAATCCTAAAAGAAAACTGTCCCCAAAGCATCCTGACTGCTCCACACAGCCCTGATGAGGCTCTTCCACCAACCAGACAAAACCacaatttttattattgttattattattattattattattattattattattattattattattattattattattattattttgactTGGCTGaagttaaaacaaaaatacaaaaagtttATAACTACTCAGCAAACTGACAAAAAGTACAAATTCTCCACTAGGGGAAGCCTTTATATCAGGCTTGCTGTTTCCCTGCATATTTATGGCAGTTCAATTGCTCTCTACTGTGTAACTTATATAATAGGGGATTCCCAAGGCAAAATTTCTGGCCTCTTTCCAGCTGGAAGGTTAGGGATTAAAAAGATCTTTCTAATCCAAAGGTACACAATCAAGCAACAATATCTCTTTAGCAGCTGTCTTGCCCTCTCCCCATTTTTGAGGTGATTCCAGAGTTTCTGAGCATAAATCTCAGTGCCAGCAGACAGGTGCTGGTGGAGAAAAATTTCCtgtcagcccagctcctcccactCTGTTACAATTCCCTGAATTCTTGCCTCAGTCCCCTCCATGTGCAGTTCAGACATTGCCCTCATGCTCAAGgaagtgccagcagcaggtccaaACTTCAGCACACATTTCAAATTCCCCTCTGAAAAACTGCTCTGAGTCAAGACAACCAGTGAGAATGGGCAGAAGATCAACAAATTAACAATGCCAGCCTTAAAAGGAGGAACTTTGGTTCCTTCAGCTTTGAATCCATCGTGTCCTAGCCTTGAAATATTAAGTTATGCAGGCCCAAGGCCTTTTCCTGTTCAACAtagctcctgcagctcttctgtTCCTTGGGATCTAGGTAATTCTCATGTCCTGGTAGttgaggaagagagaaagagaaatgaagagATTGAGGAGAAACACTTGAAGCTGTCCAAGGGAATGTCCCTCTGCATTTGTTACTCATCCAGCATTGGAGGGATTGCCACTCTGACTGGGACAACCCCAAATCTGGTGCTGCAAGGACAAGTTAATGAGTAAGTCTGGGGTTAAACACCCTCCAAACTGCAGCATTCTGCTCCAGCTGACtcccaggcagcacagagaaggaaaatgtcaCTTTGGTCCCTTTCCTGGGAAGTGAGCTTCTCTTCCTTCATGGGCCCCACAGAACCTCCCCTTCTCTGGCTCATTAAGGAAGGACAGAAGAGAGTGTGGAATTCTGGATGCTAACAGCCACCTGCATTTTCCAGCATCTATCAAGGCAATGGTGGCATCATCAACTTTGCCTCCTGGTTCTCCTTCGCCTTCCCCACCATGATGGTGCTGCTGATTTTGGCCTGGGTTTGGCTGCAGATCCTCTTCTTGGGCTTCGAGTGAGTACCCTGAGCCCCTGCCATCACCTGGGGGGATCTGATCAGGACTTGTTCAACACCAGTGACCCCTTTCTTGAGGGGAAAATTCCCACAGCAGGTGGCAAAGTCCCGACACACAGCAGAGACCAGAACAGCCCTTGGTGCCTGGTAAAATTCTGCAGTTTTTCCTTTGAGGAATCTGATGAAATCCCAGCTAAAGGTGCCCTGCAGATGAAAACAGGGAGCTCtgagtgcccatggcctgtTCTGCAGCATTGCTGTCGTGTCCTGGGAGATTGCTGTGCTCCAGAGCAGGAAATTGATTTCTGCAGAGAGCTGTAAACGCCTTTGTGACCAGGGTTGTTTCAGAGCTGGAGGATTAGTTCTGGGCTGGTTCTGGAGCAGATCACCCCACACAAccagcctgcagtgcctgcctgtTTAATACTCAGCTTTTCATGTTTGTGTTACCCCAGTTTCCCTCATTTTACATGGAAAGAGTGCTGGAACacctgaaatgcttttttcacCTTCAAATTCCtcctttaaaattttctgtcattttaaaaaagtttgGCAACTCTTTATTTCCTAGTAAAGTGATCAAACAGCCTGGTCAATCACATTAACATTGtcctggcctagtggaaggtgtccctgcccattcgTTGGAATGAAATGGAATTTTGAGTCTCCTCCAAcacaaactattctgtgattctgtattttttttcctcccatgcCCAGATATCTCACTTATTTACATTTAAGTAATGAGCTTTCAGGGACAAGATCATCTTGTCTTTCTGATCATCTTGTCAAGACATGCAGCTCCTACTCACCATGGTTGTAATTacaatatatttaatttcaataTTCATATATAAATGCATATAAAGACATTATGATTGAGTGTAAAATTTGGATTCTTAACTCTCTGTATACCTGGCAAATTTCTCTGACATTTCTCATccattttcttccagttttaaGAAGAATTTTGGTTGTGGTGTCAGTCCTGCTGCCAAGGCTAAGGAGAAACAGGCCTATGAAATCATCAAGGAAGAGAGCAAGAAACTGGGCAAAATGAACTTTGCAGAAATAGAAGTTTCAATCCTCTTTGTTCTCCTGGTGGTGTTGTGGTTTACAAGAGAACCTGGGTTCATCCCAGGCTGGGCAACAGTTCTCTTCAACAAAGACAATACAAGGTATTAGCTatccccttctcctcctcactTGGAATAAAAATGGAACAGGCTGGATTTTATCCAGCTGAAATCACAGCTAATATCCTGATGTACCCAAGTACCTGAattcctgcctgctctcctgcagctaTGTCACTGATGCCACAGTCGCCCTCTTCGTCTCAATGCTGCTCTTCATCCTCCCTTCTGGCTATTCCAACCAGGACAGAGACCAGGAGCAAACAGGTGAGTCACTGAAGCACCAGAAATCCACTGTCTGAGGAGGTATGTGGGAAATGTTCACATTTGGGGCTCGCAAAGGAAATTTCAAATATTAAGTAGCAGTTCAAACTGCTCTTCCAGCTGTGTGCTTTAGGTTTGGCAAAGCACATATTGCATAAAATTCTCTGTTTCTCATCATTTTATTAGAAAACTAATCAACTAATCAGGAACTCGTCAGCTGATCAGTTTCTCATCAACTAATTAGGAAACTCTTATCCCAGCAGTGTTCCTGCCCCAGTTATTCCCATTTGTAAAGGATTCCAAGCTGGAATCTTCGTGAGGGAACACACAACTtgacagagacacacagagctgctgccacaccttCAACTcacccttccctgcctcctACTGAGCTTCTTGCAGCAGCAAAGATCATTCATTAGAGCTTTTGCAAGTCAATTTGTAAAACCACTGGTGCTGGTGCTCCCAGCGTTTGCTTCGGGAGATGATTCCAGAGTTTGCTGGCAGAAGGGATTCCTGACGTTCAGACCAAACTCCCAGCTCCCACCAAGAAGTTCTCCCTTTCCCTGGGGATTTTTGTGGCTTCACAAAATCTCTTTCTGGGTTCCAGGGGGCAGGGCAAAGTTCCgggcccctccagccctgctggactGGAAGGTGGTGCAGCAGAAGATGCCGTGGAACATCGTGTTCCTGCTGGGAGGTGGCTTTGCCTTGGCCAAAGGCAGCGAGGTAACATCCCTCAGCTCACCTGGGAGCTGTGTTTTCCCGGCTGCTTCCTTTTCCACCTTGCTCTCCTTGCTCTCCCAGGACACAAGAGGGCACACCAGGAGCATCCAAtgctcctttccccagctcctggccctgggaCCATCCTTGGAGTGCTGGCACCACATCCTGCTGGTTCCCCGTGCCAATCAGGGCAGCACCATTGGCTGTGCTTCCAGAAAAGTGGCTGATTAAGAACCTGCCCCCAAACACATTAAAGgttcttttaaatgaaatggAATTGTTGCAGACAGCACGATGAGATGATTTACCCAGGAGGGGTCTCCAAAGTATTTCAGACCAAGGATTTATGGAAATAGGATTTAAATTCAACTATTAGAAGAGAAATGTAGAGCTTGCTACAGAAACTTCAGGTCCAGTGCCACACATTATTTTTCAGTGATAATTTAAGTAGTGAAACAGACAATCCATTTATTAAATCTatagaaaataaacaaattctAAAAGGCTTCAAGTGCCCAGAAATACTAGTTTAGAATTCAAAGATATCAACGTTAAAATGGAAAAGTACATGttgggaaaaggaaatatttaggAAATCACTTTAATTTCTCCTAGAATAATTAACCAAGTACAcaaaggctgctgcagaaagccCAGAATGACAGGGAGGATGCTGCTACTTTCCAGTGACTGACAAGGATGAAGGATGAAAGGTGGAAAGATTCAGACAGTTATCAAGATCTCAGACAATGTGGTGAAATGACATTAAATCACTACAGCATCTGATAAGATttatattcaaatattttaggaaattaattcaaatacctttgcttttattaaaaaaagcacCTCAAATATTGATCATGTACAAGTAATGATCTGAACAGAGAAATAATTATTTGCTGTCAATAATCCACCATAAATGCAGGATCTCCTACCCTCCAATTCCTTGGATGGGAAATaatattgggttttttttgtttaactgGCTGGACAATCCTGTCTGTGAGCACTGgctgtgttttcctgcagtttgcCTGAGAACTGCTCTGAGAAG includes:
- the SLC13A2 gene encoding solute carrier family 13 member 2 — its product is MAFSWQAVLACRKYLIIVLVPLLFLPLPLVLPTKEALCGYVIILMALFWCTEALPLAVTALLPVLLFPLMNIMDSTTVCQEYLKDTNMLFVGGLMMAIAIETWNLHKRVALRVLLITGVRPALLLMGFMVVTAFLSMWISNTATTAMMVPIAQAVMEQLHKSEAESGTTGPGSEHTNKAFELQEKPPDSSKEPEEKGNSHVLVVEEERKRNEEIEEKHLKLSKGMSLCICYSSSIGGIATLTGTTPNLVLQGQVNDIYQGNGGIINFASWFSFAFPTMMVLLILAWVWLQILFLGFDFKKNFGCGVSPAAKAKEKQAYEIIKEESKKLGKMNFAEIEVSILFVLLVVLWFTREPGFIPGWATVLFNKDNTSYVTDATVALFVSMLLFILPSGYSNQDRDQEQTGGRAKFRAPPALLDWKVVQQKMPWNIVFLLGGGFALAKGSEESGLSAWLGSKLTPLQSIPHPAIAFLLCLLIATFTECASNVATTTLFLPILASMAEAICLNPLYVMLPCTLSASLAFMLPVATPPNAIVFSYGQLRVIDMAKAGFVLNILGVLTITLAINTWASSLFQLQTFPSWANRTGTCL